A region of the Massilia sp. erpn genome:
ATGGTATCCGCACGTGCTGATCGTCTCCACCCTGTGGCCGGACGGCCCGCAGCGCACCAGGAACGTGGTCGAGTTCTACTATCCGGAGGAAATCGTGCTGTTCGAGCGCGAATTCATCGAAGCCGAGCGGGCCGCCTACATGGAAACCTGCATCGAGGACGATGAAATCGGCCAGCGCATGGATGCCGGACGGCGCATCCTGATGCAGCGCGGCGAGAACGACGCCGGGCCGTACCAGTCGCCGATGGAAGACGGCATGCAGCACTTCCACGAGTGGTACCGCAGCAAACTGGACGTTTAAGAGTGGTCAGGTAGGACGGCCGCCCGGCGGCAGTAGAACAGGAATACGATGCAATCGCTTTGGATGTTATTTGCCAGTTTCATGTTTGCCGCCATGGGCGTCTGCGTCAAACTGGCTTCCGAAACCTTCTCCACCTCGGAGATCGTGATGTACCGGGGACTGATCGGCACCACGGTCCTGTTCTGCATGATGCGGGCGCAAGGCGCCAGCTTCCGCACCACCATGCCGCTGGCCCACTTGTGGCGCGGCGTGGTGGGCGTAGTCTCGCTCTGGCTGTGGTTTTACGCCATCGCGCGCCTGCCGCTCGCCACCGCCATGACTCTCAATTACATGGCACCGATCTGGATCGCCGTCTGGCTCTTCCTGCATGGCTGGTGGCACGCCAAGAACCATATCGAATGGCCGCTGATCGGCGCCGTCTTCATGAGCTTTATCGGCGTCACCCTGCTGCTGCAGCCGGCCTTCCACTCCAACCAGTTGTTCGAGGCGATGCTCGCGCTGTCGTCCAGCGTACTGTCGGCCATGGCCTATATGCAGGTGCGCAAGCTGGGCCTGGCGGGCGAGCCGGAATCGCGCGTAGTCTTCTTCTTCTCCATCACCAATTTCGTGGCCGGCCTGGTGGGCCACTTCGTGGAATCCGGCAGCAGCCCCGTGGTCTGGCATTCGCCGGCCAACGCCAAAGGCGCCCTGCTCCTGCTGGGTATCGGCCTGTGCGCCACCGCCGCGCAGGTGGCGATGACGCGCGCCTACCGCCTCGGCAACACCCTGGTGGTCGCCAATCTGCAATACAGCGGCATCGTGTTTTCCAGCTTCTGGGGCATCCTGGTCTTCAGCGACGTGTTCAACTGGCATAGCTGGGCGGGCATCGGCATCATCCTGCTCTCGGGAATGGCCGCAACGTTCTACAATACGCGCAATACTGAACGCGGCAAGGCCATCGCCAAAACCGACCCTATCGCAAGTGAAGTCTGAATCCAAGGATAAGCTGCCATGCACACGACCCTGATTGACGCTTCCACCCTGTCCCAGCATCTGACCGACCCGCACTGGGTCATTCTCGACTGCCGGCACGATCTGATGAATCCCGCCTGGGGCCGCGAAGTCTTCGCCGCCGGCCATATCCAGAACGCGCAATTCGCCGGCATCGACGACGACCTGTCCGGTGCCAAGCAGGGCGCCGACGGCCAGTTCCGCGGCCGCCATCCGCTGCCGGAACGCGCCAGGCTGATTGAAACCTTGCGCGCCTGGGGCATCAATGACGATACCCAGGTCGTCGCCTACGACGCCCACGGCGGCATGTACGCGGCCCGCCTGTGGTGGCTGCTGCGCTGGGTCGGCCATCCGGCCGTCGCGGTGCTCGATGGCGGCCTCGCCTCCTGGCAGGCGCAAGGCCTGGCGCTGGTGACGCCCGCTGCATCCCGTGCGCCAGGCCATATCGCCGAACGCCCGACGCTGACGCGCACCGTGTCGGTGGATGAGGTGCTGGCAAATCTCGAAAACCGCCAGCAGACCGTGGTCGACGCCCGCGCCAACGACCGCTTCCGCGGCGAGAACGAAACCATCGACCCGGTGGGCGGCCACATTCCCGGCGCGCGCAACCGCTTCTTCAAGGACAATCTGCAAGCCGACGGCCGCTTCAAAAATGCCGAACAGCTCAAGCAGGACTTCGCCCCGCTGTTCGCATCGCCCGAAACGGCCATCATGCAATGCGGCTCCGGCGTCACGGCCTGCCACAACCTGCTGGCTCTGGAAGTGGCCGGCCTGCGCGGCGCCGCGCTGTATCCCGGCTCCTGGTCCGAGTGGTGCGCCGCCCCCACCCGCCCCGTCGCCACCGGCGCCTGAGCGTTAACGCTGCCGTTGCCGGCTCCAGCGCAGTATTCTGATTTCGGCGCTGACGAGCCGGTATTCAATGGCATGTCATGACCTTAAAGCGCTGGCCGACCAGCGCACGGCCAGTCTGATTGACCTAATCTGCTGGCTTGCCACGAGCTGCCAACAGCTTGCGGGTTGCCAGCATTACGTCCGTATGGGATTGGCTTTCGCCCCGACTGAATTCCTTATCAGAGCGTAGGCTCGCGCGGACGCTTTCCTCGCATTCGGCAAAACCATCGCGCAGCACGAAGCGCAGCATCGCCTTCGGCGTGCGCCCGGCCAGTTCCGCCAAGCGTTCCAGGCGCTTCTGATCAGCCCTGGAAAGGCTCAAGACAATATCCTGGGCGAATTCGCTATCGGTAGTCATCATGCTCTCTCAGTGAAGGCTTCAGCTTAGCATAGGGGAAGCGGTGCAAGATGCTGCATCCCATCCCCTTTAATACCAAGGCTGAGCTTCCGCCCACTTAGAACCCGCCTCTTCTCTTCATCAGTTCTGAGTTGCGGCGCCTGCAGCCGTTTTCAGCGGGCAGGCCAGAACTGGCGTCCAATTGGCAGAATCAGGCGCAAGCGAGGGCCAGCTTTCCGCTGGTCCGGGTGGCTCCTCGATATGGACAGCTTCTGCTCTGTTGCGCATGAGCTCGTTATACTTCTGCAATTTTTCAAGGGTCGGTATACGTCCCTCCCCGGCCATCACGCTGTATGTATCCTTCTGGTGCGCAAAATCGTAGACCCAGAAAGATGACAGTTGGATGCGCTGGTTATAGATCGCGCTCAGGAACTGATCGATCTTTTTGTCTGCATCGTATGAGACCTGTTTCCTCTTGGCTCCGAACTCCCCGAGGTAAAACGGGCGCTTGTCTTTGTGCGAGCGGGCCATAGCCGCCTCGAGAATATCCTCCAGTCCGCTGTCTTTCCTTCCGAAATAAGTCCCCTCTTGTTCCGGATACAAATGCATGGATAAGGTATTCCCCGAATCAGGTTCATTTTTCCTCAAGATCCAGCCAAATTCCGCTTCCGTATCTTTCCGATTTCCTTCGCTTTTAGGAAGATAGCGCAAGCTAAAGGCATTGGGATTAGGGACATTATTTCCGCTAAAAATCGGCGTACGTTTATCCCTGTCAGATATCTCTTTCGCAAAAAACTCAATGGCGGAGATCATATCTTGATGGGTAAAATTATCGGCCGGCGTCCATGGTGTGGCGCGGCCTTCGCGCGTCGGTAGGCAAGGGTAATTCTGGTATCCCCGCTGCAGGGTTAAATCCATGAAACTGCTACCCTCATTGGTAAATTCCCATCCCCACAATGCCGGGTGATCCTTGTGCTGATCAACCATCTCGTCAATGATCTTTTTCATAAGATCCCGAGTCTGGCTATCGCGCCCAATCGCAGAAGCGTGCTCGCCCGTTATCTCCAGCAATGCCGTCCAATTCCAGAACACATCCAGAATAACGCCTATGCCCAGATTATCCGCCTCCGTCATAAAGATGTTAAGGCGTCTATGAAATTCCCGCTTGGTTGCCTCATCCTTCAGGTAATCCGACTGGATAGTCTCTGGCCAGAAACCGATCGTGCTGATGCGGATAAATGGGATTTCATGTTTCTTGATAATCTGAAGACCTTTTTTCCAGCTTTCGTCTTTTTCATTTTTTGCATATCTGGTAAAGCCATCAAAATAATTGACACCAACTCCATAGAACGGCTTACCTTTATGCATGAACAGGCCATTTTCCACGACCAACGGCTCGGCAGATGCATTTAAAAAAACCAGTGACAGCATCGCGGCCAATACGCTTTTACTCAACCTCATTCGCCTCTCCAGGAAATAATGAATACGAAACGGATTATCAAACAAATATCACTATGGCAACAAGATATTTTTTGTACCCGGACTGTAGTCCGATACAAATCAGACATAATTTTTCAGATCCGGGCACCCTTTTCTCTCTAGTTTTCCATGCCGAGCTGACGACTTAATGTCTCCAGTTCCTCCCGCCAGATTCGCTGACGCGCCACTTTTTGGTGCTGAGGTTTGCGCGCCAGATCATCGGCCAGCAGTTGTTCCAACTCGCAAAAGCGGGCCAGCTGACTTTCCTCATCGCCCACTGCCGGTTCGCTTGCCGCCGCCAGTTGCATGCTTTGCGTGCCAGCGGTAGGCGACTCCCATCCCGCACCATCAGCCAAACAGCGGTAGGCCGATTCGGCATCCTGCCATTGCTCCAGGCGGCCTTCATGCACCACCCAGTAACGGTTGCAGGCTTGCTCGATCAGGTCGCGGTCGTGCGAGACCAGAAGGCAGCCGCCGGCGAAGCCTTGCAGCGCCGCCGCCAGTTGCTGCTTGCCTTCCATGTCGAGGTGATTGGTCGGCTCGTCGAGCAGCAGCAGGTGGTAGCAGGCCAGCGACAGGCCAAGGAACAGCAGGCGCGCGCGTTCGCCGCCGCTCAGGGTGTCCACCTTCTGGCCGTGACGGCTGTAGGGGAAACCTGCTGCAATCAGCGACTGGCGCCGTGCCGCATCGCTACGCGCCGCCACTTCCTCGGCCTGCGCGGCGAAGGGGTACAGCGCGTCGGACAGGCTGGCATTGCCGGCCAGCTGCTGCAGGTTCTGGTCGTAGTAGCCGATATTCGCGGCGGGATGGCTGCGCATGCCCGCCAGTTCGGTCTGCGAATTCAGCGCGGCCCAGCATTGGCGCAGCAGCGAGGATTTGCCGCTGCCGTTCGCGCCCAGCAGTGCCACGCGTTCGCCGGGACGGATCACCAGATGTTCGACTTCATACAGCACCGGCGCCGCCGGCGCGGGCCGCACCGGCAAGCCTTCCAGCGCCAGCAGCTGGTCCGCCGCCATCGCCTTGCCGCGCAGGCTCAGCGTCCAGGGCGCGCCTGCGCTGACGAAGGTCTGTTCCTCCTTCAGGCGTTCGACGCGCCGCTGCATGGTCTTGGCCTTGCGCGACAAGTCCTCGTTGTCATAAGTGCGGCCCCAGATGGCAAGGCGGTGGCTGCTGGCCTCGATGCGGTCGATCTCTTTCTGCTCGGCGCTGCGGCGCGCGGCATTGGCGGCATCCTGCTCGGCCAGCGCGGACAACGCCGGCCCGCAAGCCAGGTCGAAGCTGTACAGGCGCCGGTCGCGCAGCACCCAGGTCTTGCGCGTGGCGTTGTCCAGCAGGCGCTGGTCGTGCGAAACGAGGATGAAGGCGCCGCGCCAGCGCGACAGGAATTGCTCCAGCCACAGCAGCGACGGCAGATCGAGGTGGTTGCTTGGTTCATCTAACAGCAGCACGTTCGGCTCGTGCAGCAGGGCGCGCGCCAGCAGCAGGCGCGTATGCTGACCACCGGACAGGGATTTGACCGGCAGCTGCGCCGTGGCGCCGCTGATGCCCAGCTCCTCCAGCAGGCTGTCGATGCGCCACTGCTGCTCCGGCGCGTCGGCCAGCGCGGCTTGCAGGGCTTGATACAGGCTCAGCTCCGCCATTTCCGGCGGCAGATGCTGCTCGACATGCTGCAGGCGGCAGGCGCGCGCCATGTGGATCAGGCCCGCGCTGGCTTCGCGCGTGCCGGCCAAGAGGCCAAGCAAGGTGCTTTTGCCGCAGCCGTTATGGCCCACGAGGCCGATGCGGTCGCCCTGGCTGAGGGTAAAGGAAAGGTCTTGGAACAGCAAACCATGGTTCGCGTCCAGTTGCAGTGCATTGGTAGAGATAAGGGTAGTCATTGCTCTTGTCTTTCGTCGGGATGCAAGCATCCGCGTTAACAGGAGCGCTAACGATACGAGCCGTGAACTGACTCTATGGAAGGGAGTAAAGCTCTTGGCCTTGTTATCGCAGCGCGATGGAACGAGGGCAAGAGCGGCTCAGTGTGGAAAACTGGCGCGCGCTGAACAGAGCAGCAAGCGGGTTATGACTCATTTTTTACCTCCTTTCTTTTCTGTGCAAACCGATACAGCTTGCGGGTTAATGGCGGTGCGCCGTCAGGAACAGCACGATGCACACGCCCAGGGCGATCAGCAGCACCTGGGGAATCGTTTCGCGCAGGGTGGCGCGGCGCTGCATCTGCGGCATCAGGTCGCTGACGGCGATATAGATAAACCCGGACGACGCGAACACCAGCACATACGGTATCAGATTGCTGGCGCGGTCCAGGGTATAGTAGCCCAGCAGGCCGCCGGCCACGGCCAGCAAGCTGCATAAGAGGTTGTACACATAGGCGCGCGCGCGCGAGAAGCCCGCGTTCAGCAACACGATGAAGTCGCCGATCTCCTGCGGAATCTCGTGCGCGATGATGGCCAGGCCGGTGACGATGCCCAGGCCCGGATCGGCCAGGAAGGCGGCGGCGATCAGGATGCCATCGGTGAAATTGTGCATGCCGTCGCCGACCAGGATCATCCAGCCCGCTTTGCCGGCTTCGCGCTTGTCGTGGCCATGGGCGTGGTGGTGGCCGTCGTGCTCATGGTGGTGCGAGTGGCGCAGGATGGCCAGTTTTTCCAGCATGAAGAAGGCCAGCAGGCCGCCCAGCAGGGTGGCGAACAGGGTGTGCGTATCGGCGCCGGATTCAAAGGCTTCGGGCAGGGCGTGCAGCAGGGACGTGGACAGCATGATGCCAACCGACAGGCTGACCATGCGCTCGACGACCTTGGACAGCAGCGTAAACGAGAAGATCGCCGCTGCCGAAATGCTGACTACGCCGGCGATGGTGGTCGCCAGCAGAATGGAAATAAGAGTTGGATCGATTTTGGAACCTCTTTGCCTTGCCCACCGCCTTGAACCCTAAAAAGCGGCGTAAACCGGACATTGTAACTCCCTGCCCGGTTTCCTGCTCATTCAGCCCATACTTCAGGCCACGCCATTGGCCTTGAACCAGGCCAGCGTGCGCTTCCAGCCGTCCTTCGCATCCGCCGCCACATAGCTGGGCCGGTAGTCGGCATGGAAGGCGTGGCCGGCGTCCGGATACACCACAAACACGGACTTGCTGCTGCCCTTGGCCAGCGCCGCCTTCATCTGCTCAATGGTTTCCAGCGGAATGCCCTGGTCCTTGGCGCCATACAGGCCAAGGATATTCGCTTTTATGCTCGCGGCCACGTCGACCGGATGCCTGGGATAGACGGCGTGGGTTTCCCCAGTCAGCCGCCCGTACCAGGCCACGCCGGCCTTGATTTTAGGATTGTGCGCCGCATACATCCAGGTGATGCGACCGCCCCAGCAAAAGCCCGTGATGGCCAGGCGATTGGTATCGCCGCCATTCTTCCCGGCCCACTCCACCACCGCATCCAGATCGGCGAAGACTTCGCTGTCCGGCGTTTTGGCGATGATGTTCTTGATCAGGTCCGCCACGTTCGGCGCGTTCTTCACGTCGCCATGGCGCACGAACAGCTCGGGCGCCAGCGCCAAATAGCCTTCCTTGGCAAAGCGGCGCGCCACGTCGGCAATATGCTCATGCACGCCGAAGATTTCGGAAACCACCAGCACCACCGGCAGACCGGTCTTGCCTGCAGGCTGGGCACGGTACACCGGCACCTCCGTCCCCGCCACTTTGACGGTAATGACGCCGGTCTCCAATCCCGCGCCGTCGGTCTTGATCACGTTCTGCGCCACCACCGGTAGCGCAGCCGCGGCGAAACCCGTGCCGACCGCCGCCTTGATGAAATCGCGCCGATCCATGCCTTCGGCCTCGCCGATCAGGCTTTGCGCGTCCTGATGAAAATCGTTCATTCCCACTTCCCTCCTCATGAGCGAAACAGAATATTAAAAATCAGTGCGCCTCGTCCCAGTTGCGGCCCACGCCCACTTCGGCCAGCAACGGCACCTTCAGCTCGGCCACGCCGGCCATCAGCTGCGGCAGCTTTTCCTTGACCAGGGCCAGTTCCGCGTCCGGCACTTCCAGCACAAGTTCATCGTGCACCTGCATGATCATGCGCGTCTTCAAGCCTTCTTTTTCCAGCCAGCCCTGCACCGCGATCATGGCCAGCTTGATCAGGTCCGCCGCCGTCCCCTGCATCGGCGCATTGATCGCCGCGCGTTCGGCCGCCTGGCGGCGCGGACCATTCGGCGAATTGATCTCGGGCAGCCACAGGCGGCGGCCGAAGACGGTTTCCACATAGCCTTTGGCCTTGGCTTGCAGGCGCGTGTCGTCCATATACTGCTTCACGCCGGAGAAGCGGGCGAAGTAGCGGTCGATATAGTTTTGCGCGGCAGCGCGGTCAATGCCCAGGTTCGAGGCCAGGCCGAAGGCGCTCATGCCGTAGATCAGGCCAAAGTTGATCACCTTGGCGTAGCGGCGCTGCTCGGCCTGCACCTCGGCCGGTGCGATGCCGAAGATTTCGGCGGCCGTGGCGCGGTGGATATCCTCCCCTTCCGCGAAGGCGCGCAGCATCGCTTCGTCGCCCGAGATATGGGCCATGATGCGCAGCTCGATCTGCGAATAGTCGGCCGAGACAATATGGCTGCCGGCGGGCGCCACAAAGGCTTCGCGGATGCGACGGCCTTCGGCGGTGCGGATCGGGATGTTCTGCAGGTTCGGATCGTTGGACGCCAGGCGGCCCGTCACCGCCACTGCCTGCGCATAGTTGGTATGCACGCGGCCCGTGGCGGCGTTGATCATCTTCGGCAGCTTGTCGGTATAGGTCGACTTGAGCTTGGCCATGCCGCGGTATTCCAGCAGGATTTTCGGCAGCGGATAGTCTTCGGCCAGCTTTTGCAGCACTTCCTCGTCGGTGGATGGCGCGCCGCTCGGGGTCTTTTTCACCACCGGCAGTTTCAGCTTCTGGAAGAAGATTTCGCCGATCTGCTTGGGCGAACCCAGATTGAAAGGCTGTTCGGCCAGTTCATACGCCTTCTGCTCCAGTTCCTGGATGCGCTTACCCAGCTCCAGCGACTGCGTATCCAGCAGGGCGGCGTCGATCAGCACGCCGTTGCGCTCGATCTTCTGCAGCACCACGGCGGTCGGCAGTTCGATGCTGTTGTAGACGCGGGTCAGGCCTTCGTCCACCGTGACCTGGCCGTGCATGGCCTGGTGCAGACGCAGCGTGATGTCGGCGTCTTCGGCCGCGTATTCGGTGGCGCGCGCGATCTCGACCTGGTCGAAGCCGATCTGGCTGGCGCCCTTGCCGCACACTTCCTCGAAAGCGATGGTCTTGTGGTTCAGGTGGCGCATGGCCAGGCTGTCCATATCGTGCGTGCGGTGCGATTCGAAAACGTAGGATTGCAGCAGGGTGTCATGCACGATGCCACGCAGCTGCACGCCGTGGTTGGCGAAGATGTGCGCGTCGTATTTCAGGTTCTGGCCCAGCTTGGCCTTGGTGCTGTCTTCCAGCCATGGCTTCAGCTTGGACAGCACCAGCTCGCGCGACAGCTGCTCCGGCACGCCGGCATAGGCATGCGCCATCGGGATATAGCAGGCGTGGCCCGGCTCGATGCACAGGGAAATGCCCACCATCTGCGCCGTCATCGGCTCCAGCGAGGTGGTTTCGGTATCGACAGCGGTCAGTTCCGCCTGGCCGATACGCGCAATCCATTCGTCGAGCTGGGCTTCGGTCAGCACGGTTTCATAATTGATGCTGGCCGGCGCCACGGCGGCAGCGAACATATCGCCTGTCGTGCCTTCGGGCGCGGCGGCGGCCGGCGAGGCGACGGCGCCTGGCGCGGCCGGCGTCATGGCGCCCAGTTCGCGCAGCAGGGTCTTGAAGCCGTATTTGCTGAAGAAGGCCAGCAGCAGTTCGCGGTCCTCGCTCTTGGCGATCAGCGATTCCGAGATCGACATCATATGCTGGCTCAGATCGCAGTCGGTCTTCACCGTGATCAGCTCACGGCCGCGCGGCAGCCATTCCAGCGCCTCGCGCAGATTGCCGCCGACCGCGCCGCCGATCTGGTCGGCGTTCGTCATCACGCCATCCAGGCTGTCGTACAGGCCAAGCCACTTGAGCGCCGTTTTCGGGCCGCACTTGTTCACGCCGGGCACGTTGTCGACGGTGTCGCCGATCAGGGTCAGGTAGTCGATGATGCGGTTGGGCGGCACGCCGAACTTGGCCAGCACGCCCGCTTCGTCCAGCTTCTCGTTGGTCATGGTGTTGATCAGCATGACCTTGGGCGTAACCAGCTGGGCCAGATCCTTGTCGCCGGTGGAGATGATGACGTCCATGCCGGCCTTTTCCGCCTCCACCGACAGCGTGCCGATCACGTCGTCGGCCTCCACGCCTTCCACCATCAGGATCGGCCAGCCCATGGCGCGCACCGCCTCGTGGATCGGTTCGATCTGCAAAGCCAGGTCGGACGGCATCGAGGCGCGTGTCGCCTTGTACTCGGGGTACAGATCGTCGCGGAAGGTCTTGCCCTTGGCGTCGAAGACGCAAGCGATATAGGCGGCAGGGAAGTCGGCGCGCAGGCGGCGCAGCATATTGACCATGCCGTGCATGGCGCCGGTCGGATAGCCGTCGGCGCTGCGCAGGTCGGGCAGCGCGTGAAAAGCGCGGTAAAGATAGCTGGAACCGTCAACCAGCAACAGGGTCTTTTGCATAAATGGCTATGAAGTTGGGCAGGCCGCGCGAGCGCGCGTCCGGCACGGAATGCGGTGAGTGCTGCATTATCGCAGAGTTTTGCCCCGGACCTGAACGCCGGGGCAATCTTCGCCAAAAGACAACAATGCCGTATTGGCATGGACAGCCGGCCCACACCCGGCCGCGTTTTTGCGCTTTTAAAACAGCTAAGCGTGTCTGTTTGTTACAATGGCCTCTATATAAGAATCCATGCGTTTCCCTTGAGGACTTGTCATCATGCGTACTTCGAATATCTGCTCCCTCCTGTTCATTGCCCTGCTGGGCCATGCCGCCATTGCTTCCGCCCAGACGACGCCGAGCCAGGCGCCGCCCAAGCTGGAAAAAATCGAGGAGGTGGATAATCCGGTCACGGTGACGGCCAACCCGGGCAACGAAAAGAAAATCACGGAAAAACGTGAAGGCGGCCGCGTGACCGAAGCCAAGGTCAAAAGCGGCAAGAGCAGCTATACCCTGAAACCGAATACCCCGGTGGGCACGGCTCTGCCAGGCGATCTTGCGGGACGCGAATCACGCGGCGCGCAATGGACCGTCATGGAGTTCGATGTGGCCAAGAAGAAGAAACAACGCAGCGAGGACCGCGCCAACGCCCCCGATGAGGCACCGGCGCCGCCTCCGCCGCCTCCGGCCACCCGCTGAGCAGGGCCCGGCCACGCCGGGCTTTGCCTAACCCTTGCATACTAATCTGGTTTCCCATGGCAGTTTTTACCCCGGTCAGTCTGGATGATGTCGACCAGTGGATCACGCAATTCCCCCTCGGCCAAGCAACTGCGCTGAAAGGCATTGCCTCCGGCATCGAAAATAGCAACTTCTTCCTGAGTACCGAAGCGGGCGAATATGTGCTCACCATCTTCGAGAACCTGAGTTTCGAACAACTGCCCTTTTACCTGCAACTGATGCGCCACCTGGCGCAGCACGGCGTGCTGGTGCCCGCCCCGGTTGCCAACGACCAGGGTGAATTGTGCGTGGCCCTGCACGGCAAACCCACCAGCATCGTCAGCAAGCTGGAAGGCCACTCCCAACTGGCCCCGCAGCCGCTGCACTGCGCCGCCGTCGGCGCCATGCTGGCCAAAATGCATCTGGCCGGACGCGACTTCCCGCTGCAGCAGCCGAATCTGCGCGGCCTGTCCTGGTGGCGCGAGACCGCGCCGCAGCTGCTGCCCGTGATCAGCACGGCCGAAGCCAGCCTGCTGCGCGACGAAATGCAGTTCCAGGAAGCGTTTGCCGCCAGCGCCACCTATGCGCAGCTGCAAGCCGGTCCGGTGCATGCTGACCTGTTCCGCAACAACGTGATGTTCGACGGCGAACGCCTGACCGGCTTCTTCGATTTTTATTTTGCAGGCTGCGACACCTGGCTGTTCGACGTCGCCGTCACCGTCAACGACTGGTGCATCGACCTTGATAGCGGCGTGCTCGATGCCGCGCGCGTGCGCGCCATGCTGGACGCCTATCACGCCGTACGTCCATTCACGGCCGACGAGCAAGCCGCCTGGCAACCCCTGCTGCGCGCCGCCGCGCTGCGTTTCTGGTTGTCGCGCCTGTATGATCTACACCAGCCGCGCGAGGCGGAAATCCTGACCCCGCACGATCCGACCCATTTTGAACGCATTCTGCGCGAGCGGATTGCCACTCCCGCACCCCAACTTTATTAAAGATGACTAAACTGCCCGCACTCACCGGATGGCATTGGGTTAAAGACGGCTTCGCGCTGTTCCGCCAGCAACCCGGCGGCATGTTCATACCTTTCCTCGGCTATCTGCTGTGCCAGGTGGCCGTGCTGATCCTGCCCCAGCCTCTGGGACTGCTGGTGGCCCTGCTGCTGCCGGCCGTGTCGATCGGCTTCATGCAAGCCTGTGCCGACATCGAACAGGGCAAGCGCGTGCTGCCGGCCGTGATCCAGAGCGGCTTCCGCAAGCCAGCCTTCCCCAAGCTGGTGGTGCTGGGCGTGCTGCACCTGGTGGCCATCCTGATCGCCGTCATCGTCGTCTTCGCCACCAACGGCGAACTGGTGGACCAGCTGCGCAATGCCGATCCGGCCGCGCCGCAGATCCAGATGAGCAACGGCATGGCCGCCTCCATCCTGCTCGGCTTCGTGGTGTATATCCCGGCCGCCATGGGCCTGTTCTTCAGCGGCCCGCTGATTTACTGGAAGCAGATGTCGGTCGGGAAGGCCGTCTTCTTCAGCTTCTTCGCCGTGCTGCGCGCCTGGCGTCCCTGCATCGTCTTCCTGCTCAGCTGGGCCGGCATCGCCATGGTGGTCAGCCTGGTGCGCATCGCCCTGCTCGGCATGGGCACCCTCGGCGCCCTGCTGATGCAGATTCCCGTGATGATCGTGGCCCTGGTGCTGCAGTGTTCGCTCTACGTCAGCTACCGCCAGATCTTCGGCAGTCCGGCTGCGCCAGCGGAAGAAACGAGGCTCCCGGTATAATCACGGGATGCAAAATCTCCTCCACAACCTCAATCCCGAACAACTTGCCGCCGTCACCCTGCCGCCCCAGAACGCCCTGATTCTGGCGGGCGCGGGGTCCGGCAAAACGCGCGTGCTGACCACCCGCATCGCGTGGCTGATCCAGACCGGCCAGGTCTCGCCGGCTGGCGTGCTGGCCGTCACCTTTACCAATAAGGCGGCCAAGGAAATGCTGGCCCGCCTGTCGGCCATGTTGCCCATCAATACACGCGGCATGTGGGTCGGCACCTTCCATGGCCTGTGTAACCGCCTGCTGCGCACGCACTACCGCGACGCCGCCCTGCCCCAGACTTTCCAGATTCTCGATTCCCAGGACCAGCTCTCGGTCATCAAGCGCCTGCTGAAAGCCAACAATGTCGACGATGAAAAGTACCCGGCCAAAAACCTGATGTACTTCATCAACAACAACAAGGACCAGGGGCTGCGCGCCAAGGACGTCGATGCCTACGACGCCACCGAGCGCAAGATGGTCGAGCTGTACGATCTGTACGACGAGCAGTGCCAGCGCGAGGGCGTGGTCGATTTTGCCGAACTGCTGCTGCGCACCTACGAGCTGCTGAGCCGCAACCAGCCGCTGCGCGAACACTACCAGCTGCGCTTCCGCCACATCCT
Encoded here:
- a CDS encoding homoserine kinase: MAVFTPVSLDDVDQWITQFPLGQATALKGIASGIENSNFFLSTEAGEYVLTIFENLSFEQLPFYLQLMRHLAQHGVLVPAPVANDQGELCVALHGKPTSIVSKLEGHSQLAPQPLHCAAVGAMLAKMHLAGRDFPLQQPNLRGLSWWRETAPQLLPVISTAEASLLRDEMQFQEAFAASATYAQLQAGPVHADLFRNNVMFDGERLTGFFDFYFAGCDTWLFDVAVTVNDWCIDLDSGVLDAARVRAMLDAYHAVRPFTADEQAAWQPLLRAAALRFWLSRLYDLHQPREAEILTPHDPTHFERILRERIATPAPQLY
- a CDS encoding BPSS1780 family membrane protein produces the protein MTKLPALTGWHWVKDGFALFRQQPGGMFIPFLGYLLCQVAVLILPQPLGLLVALLLPAVSIGFMQACADIEQGKRVLPAVIQSGFRKPAFPKLVVLGVLHLVAILIAVIVVFATNGELVDQLRNADPAAPQIQMSNGMAASILLGFVVYIPAAMGLFFSGPLIYWKQMSVGKAVFFSFFAVLRAWRPCIVFLLSWAGIAMVVSLVRIALLGMGTLGALLMQIPVMIVALVLQCSLYVSYRQIFGSPAAPAEETRLPV
- a CDS encoding dienelactone hydrolase family protein — translated: MNDFHQDAQSLIGEAEGMDRRDFIKAAVGTGFAAAALPVVAQNVIKTDGAGLETGVITVKVAGTEVPVYRAQPAGKTGLPVVLVVSEIFGVHEHIADVARRFAKEGYLALAPELFVRHGDVKNAPNVADLIKNIIAKTPDSEVFADLDAVVEWAGKNGGDTNRLAITGFCWGGRITWMYAAHNPKIKAGVAWYGRLTGETHAVYPRHPVDVAASIKANILGLYGAKDQGIPLETIEQMKAALAKGSSKSVFVVYPDAGHAFHADYRPSYVAADAKDGWKRTLAWFKANGVA
- the polA gene encoding DNA polymerase I, whose protein sequence is MQKTLLLVDGSSYLYRAFHALPDLRSADGYPTGAMHGMVNMLRRLRADFPAAYIACVFDAKGKTFRDDLYPEYKATRASMPSDLALQIEPIHEAVRAMGWPILMVEGVEADDVIGTLSVEAEKAGMDVIISTGDKDLAQLVTPKVMLINTMTNEKLDEAGVLAKFGVPPNRIIDYLTLIGDTVDNVPGVNKCGPKTALKWLGLYDSLDGVMTNADQIGGAVGGNLREALEWLPRGRELITVKTDCDLSQHMMSISESLIAKSEDRELLLAFFSKYGFKTLLRELGAMTPAAPGAVASPAAAAPEGTTGDMFAAAVAPASINYETVLTEAQLDEWIARIGQAELTAVDTETTSLEPMTAQMVGISLCIEPGHACYIPMAHAYAGVPEQLSRELVLSKLKPWLEDSTKAKLGQNLKYDAHIFANHGVQLRGIVHDTLLQSYVFESHRTHDMDSLAMRHLNHKTIAFEEVCGKGASQIGFDQVEIARATEYAAEDADITLRLHQAMHGQVTVDEGLTRVYNSIELPTAVVLQKIERNGVLIDAALLDTQSLELGKRIQELEQKAYELAEQPFNLGSPKQIGEIFFQKLKLPVVKKTPSGAPSTDEEVLQKLAEDYPLPKILLEYRGMAKLKSTYTDKLPKMINAATGRVHTNYAQAVAVTGRLASNDPNLQNIPIRTAEGRRIREAFVAPAGSHIVSADYSQIELRIMAHISGDEAMLRAFAEGEDIHRATAAEIFGIAPAEVQAEQRRYAKVINFGLIYGMSAFGLASNLGIDRAAAQNYIDRYFARFSGVKQYMDDTRLQAKAKGYVETVFGRRLWLPEINSPNGPRRQAAERAAINAPMQGTAADLIKLAMIAVQGWLEKEGLKTRMIMQVHDELVLEVPDAELALVKEKLPQLMAGVAELKVPLLAEVGVGRNWDEAH